In the Carettochelys insculpta isolate YL-2023 chromosome 6, ASM3395843v1, whole genome shotgun sequence genome, taaatatttcccaggggcaaaggatgatcctggggctacaattggcaggtgacacccctgccctgaacaaagagggggaggagccgagctggctttgaattgagggggggccgcaggtagaggctaggggaagggagagctggaaggcagccagcctgaggagggggaaagctacaccccagaggggcaccccttggggtcttctccccaggacgggttggaagggctgtctctgacagctgtactgtcactcctgggagaaactgggcatctgtggcctaagaaacctctcctgtcagaccctgctgagtgaagtgagagtcactcccaccaggggacggggtgcagtgcagggggacccctgaaccccgtcacagcagcatctcctggggacggggatggggaacccgcagcacaggggtggggggacaagggccacggctcggggcccgcactaacgcctgtctccactcttcttccccccctcctgtgttctgcagctgcaccatcggaaggaccggagagcgccagcaaggcttcagtggtcctggaatccccgCCGGGGCCATCGCTTCAGGCCAGCCGCTCTGcagaggaccgactggccccacggcgggcaagacggcggaccccgcaacaccacacggcggtgacggacccccagctgctggccatccatcgtcggcagctggaggtcgcagagcagtgtctgcgggtggagcaacgccgcctccacctgcaggagcgggcgctggcctggcgccaagaggcatggggggcctacatggagacattcaaccgtcttgtggactacctggacccccgtgccgcgccggccgctgcagtgcctgccctgcctgctccacccgccgcgccacccgctgctccgctcgtcaccGCGCCATCCGCTGTctccccgccacccgccactgagggccagactgccgagggacacctggggccagctgagactcaccggacgtatcttccagtccgcccggcccccagccagccccggacagggctgcggccgaggcggggctcccggccgcccacccccagtgctggactataggggcatggggcccaggacatggccccccccttgtatatagttggacttatgtttttgtgccccccgtttgcccagtccccgcccccatgtaaatagttctccccgtccttgcaatccctggttttctgttttttgttacatgtaaatatatggaaacttttttattattcacttacgttatgctttagttagtaggtcttgtacatagttttgtcattattcttcaaaaaccagttgaaaaaagaaaaccagtttcattttaccaacgagtgcgtgcttttatttgtccaggagaagtgggggtgtgtgtgctgttgggtgctccggggtgtgggcgtaggggcagggagtgttgtggaggaagggggggcgcagtggggggcctggcagggttcaccccgcggcctcctcaaagtgggccctcagggcctcccggacccgggtcccttcggggtccacctggcgactgggggcagcgggtggctgcacgtcgcccctgccggcttccacagcccagccctgaaaaaaggcctcccccttgctctccaccaaattgtgcagggcgcagcaggcacccacaatctgggggatgttgttggggcctgcatccaggcgggtcaggagacatctcgagcgccctttgaggcggccaaatgagcactccaccacctggcgcgcgtggttcaggcgctggttgaagcgttcctggctggcagagagatgccccgtgtacaggtgcatgagccagggccggagggggtatgctgcatctgcaacgacgcagaggggcatggtggtgtcccccacagggctctccctctgggggatgtaggtccccgcctccagccagcggcacaggcccgagttccggaaaacccgggtgtcgtgggtgctgccaggccagcccacataaacgtcctggaaacagccccggctgtccaccaaggcctggaggaccactgagtggtagcccttgtggttgatgtaccgtcctccactgtgttgcggggcgcggatggggatgtgagtcccatccagagccccgaagcaattggggaagcccagcgtggcaaagcccgcgatggtggcatctgggtctccCATCCTCAcgaacctgtgcaggagcatggtgtagatggcacgcacgacctgcagggaaagcacaagggagagcaccaatgaggggtgtgcagggtgtgcgtggccctgccctgccctgccctcccctgccctgccagggccccctgccccccccgccccgtgggtcctcttacctccataaggacagccccgacggtggccttgccgacatcaaactgctgtcccatggatcggtagctgtcgggagtggccagcttccagacagtgatgctgacccgtttctccactgggagggcacgtcgcatggcagtgtcctggtgcctgagtgcgggggtgagccactggcacagctccataaatgtctgccggctcatcctgaagttcctgagccagcggtcgtcgtcccactcctcaagcaccagccgctcccaccagtcggtgctggtggggtagctccacaggcagcggcgtgtgaggcggggggggtcggggtgctgctgggttgggggttgagccctgctcccctgggggcagctcctcctccggtgtagcaaggaggtgctcagttgcctgccgcatggcatggatcagggcgagtactgctcctgcagggagagctgggtggatctctggctgctgctgctgctgctgctgctgggggtccatgactgtgttgcccggggtctgtgtgcctgtggctcctcagaccgcgtgctgtgcaggctgcgtgtgtctgggaggggccctttaagggagcggctagctgttgccccggaagcgctagtccgccctgtgaccctgtctgcagctgtgcctggcatccctatttcgatgtgtgctactttggcgtgtagacgttccctcgctgcgcctatttcgatgcggtgctgcgcaacgtcgatgttgaacatcgacagtgccagctctggaggacgtgtagacgttattcatcgaaatagcctatttcgatgttgccacatcgaaataggctacttcgaagtaggcttcacgtgtagacgtagcttgaaaGTTGAGGAAAAAGGAGAGAGGTATTTGCTTCCACGTAGACATTTTGTCTTCTGGTAACTAGGTGGAATTTTTTCTTGGAGGGGCACAGGACCATACAAAAAGTCCAGGCATCCACAGgcaccatcccacccccacccccttctctgcCTTTGAAAGGGCAAGGAAACCAACCATTGGCCTTGGGGAGGAACTCTGACCTAAGAAATTTGCTCAGAGAGGCTGCTGAAAGCATATGATAAAAAAACCTTTGCCTTGAATTTCACATGGCTTATTTAATTAGATACATATTGCATTTTAGCTTGCAGCTATGCCTGTCTTCTATACCTCATTATGTGTTTCCACTTAAAAtctctctcccctctctctgTAGTTAACAAacttattttattgttttgcCTAATCCAGTAGGTTTAAATGGAAGTGTCTGGGAAACTAAGTTGCATGCATTGCATTGCTACAGAAGAATAAAGGACAATGTaaattataggctacgtctacacgtgaagcctacatcgaagtagcctatttcgatgaataacgtctacacgtcctccagggctggcaacgtcgatgttcaacatcgacgttgcgcagcaccacatcgaaataggcgcagcgagggaacgtctacacgccacagtagcacacatcgaaataagggtgccaggcacagctgcagacagggtcacagggcggactcaacagccagccgcccacttaaagggcccctcccagacacacttgcactaaacagcacaagatacacagagccgacaacgagttgcagaccctgtgcatgcagcatgaatcccccgctgcagcagcagcagccagaagccctgggctaagggctgctgcacacggtgaccatagagccctgcatgggctggagagacagcgtctctcaaccccccagctgatggctgccatggagaaccccacaatttcgacgttgcgggacgcggatcgtctacacggtctctacttcgacgttgaacgtcgaagtagggcactattccgatcccctcatgaggttagcgacttcgacgtctcaccacctaacgtcgaagttaacttcgaaatagcgcacgacgtgtgtagccgcgacgggtgctatttcgaagttagtgccgctactttgaagtagcgtgcacgtgtagacacagctatattgtTATATAATTATATTGTTCAGGAGAGGACCATACAGCACAGAATACACATTTCCAAAGGGAAATCAGAGACTGGGCAGTGTGTTGCTGTCGCCCTGATGTACAACCAACGACAGTGAGATCCTGAGTGTAACCCATGAACGATTTACAGGCTGTTGttacaaacacccacacactcaggGTACATGCTAGAGAGATCTTTAGATTGGCTAAGTGGAAGCCACTTCAGCAAGGCATTGCAAGATGCTCAAAGTTGCAGACAGGGGTGACACAGCTGCTGACTGCTCTGATTAAACAGCTATATCACAGCTAACCTTCTAGATGATATCCCAGTAACACTAAAGAGCAggctctggcttggccacatcgATTGGGCAAATTGTCTGTAGCTGTAGTGCATCAAACATCTTCTTTTGTTGCACCAGAAAGATGATGGTTGGTATGTCCACTGGCTGTCATGAATTCTGTGCTTCCCTGTAGATCTAAGacccccaccctgtggacagAGATTGTCACTGGTTGTTTGGAACTTTGTATTCTTCTCCTGTCTGTGTGTGTTGAACACAGAGATAATGTGGAGAACGGTGTCACCCAAAGAGGAGAGTGGTAGTATTACAGAAACGTTACAAGAGAAGAAATCAACAAGATTAGGCCAGAAAAAGATCAGCTGCAAACAATGATCATTTGCACCATTTTGTTTCCATATCAGGCTAAGACAGATGCAACCACCAGCTTGACACATAATCTGTTGGCTGTGTACAGCAGTGGTTTATTTCAGGCCACATACCTGTCACAGACGATCCCAGCCAGGAGGAGGCAATGCATCATCATCAAAGTACTGAGGAAAAAGGGTGGAGTCACAgacagaggaaggaaggaaaggattTTCTCTCCACTAACAAGTCTCTCAGAGCTTTGTGTGTACATCATGGCTGTGCAAAGAACTGAAGCCGAAGTGTCTGGTCTTCACCTCTGGCAGTTTAAGGAATGAGAGAGTTACGTCCTGCTTTTGAACTCAACAGCATCACTAACCTTTAGCACTAACCTCCAGGTCACAGGTTATAGTGATGCTGAATGGAATGTGTGTCTTGTACTGTGCAGCATCCACATGTAACGTATGGGTTGAACTTCTTTAGTTCAGCACAGTCTCATCTGGCAGTATCCTTAATCTGGcgtattttagttagccagatgaccaccttatcatgggtgtggctaagtttctaGTGgttccataaactttgtttatagCTACccaccctggctttcagtgttctgtgatgttatttcgCTCTAATTTACTACTACATGTCTTCTAGTTGCCCAGTCATCagcaaaagtgttggtaatgctgctagacctccTGTGGGCcaacaaattcccttgttcagcacCGGCCATGTTCCAAGGATGCTGTACTAGAAAGGTTAAACCTGTACACACTCCTACAAAATGCTATATGCAAATCCTGTTCTCCCATGCAGGTTCCCAAATAGCTCAATACAAAAACTCACTGACTTTATGTAAAAATATAAGccatttatttaccaaaaaagaaagattttaaatGATAACAAATAATGAGGCAGAAAGGTAAGAATTGGACATAAAGAAGTAAAAGATACATTTCTACTAATTCCTAATTTAAGAGGTTAAATGAATTCAAAGCAAAGATTTCTCATACCATCTTCTTTTCTTACCAGCTGAATGCCCTTCAGCCAGAATACTCCCCAGTCCAGTCCAatgctcctttctatttcctCCAGATGGTGTTGATGTGAAGAACAGAGCAATAGGGAGGAAGATTACCTTTGCAGCTTCTGTCTTCTCCTCGTATAGTCACTTCTCTTTCACAAGAATCATAGCCtgctagagctggaaaggacctcaagataCCATCTAGTCCATGCCCATCTAGGTCcacatggcaggatcaagcatcatctagaccaaTCTGATaggcatttgtctaacctgcccttaaaaatctccagtgatggacatgtCGCAACATCTTTTGGCAATTAATTAAAGTggttaaccaccttgacagtgaggaagttttccctaatatccgaAGTAAACCTCTcatactgcaatttaagcccattgcttcttgtctggtGTAACTATGCCTGCTACAGAGCTTTTCCTTACATTTTGATGCAAAACAATAGTATACAAGATACATCCCACTGTGCTGGATCAACCAAAGTGTTACCTTGCTTTTAAATATGATAGTAGTAAGCAGGGTATCAAATTTGGTGGTACTAGTTCTTATTGTTTAGGAGTTTTGAACATACAGATTCACCAAAGGTTAggatgcacagacagacagatgcacaggTGCTCTAAAATGTATAGAAGATAATGTTTTCAAAGTAATATATACATCTTtatgtacacatgcacacacatgtgaAACAAGTGCCTCATTAAATTTGGCTATGGTAGTACCTTAAATAAAGACCTGATCTCGGTTGGGGTTTGAAGACCTCATTGAAATagaaaaatcatcatcatcatcattatcataaCAACAGCAATAACAATAATTGCATATATAATGAAGAATATTACCACAGATTCTGTGAAAATACATTGCACTAGACAGGGAACTGAAAATGCCTGTTTCAGCTTTTCATCACTAAGGCAGTTTTGATCTTAAAAGATTCAAGAATTGCTTAGGAGTTTATTCCGTGCTTTTCTCACGGCATCCTTCACCTCCCTATTTCTCAGGCTGTAGACGAGGGGGTTCAACATGGGGATCACCAGTGTGTAAAATACGGAGGCTATTTTGTCTGTGTCCATGGAATAGCTGGAGGTGGGCCGTAAATACATGAAAAGGAGAGTGCCATGAAACATGACCACTGTGGTCAAGTGACAagtgcaggtggagaaggctttgcgCCGGCCCTCGGCAGAGCGGATCTGCAGAATATTGGAGACAATACAGACATAGGAGAGAAGGACAGTCACAACACTGATCACTACAATGTAGCACATGGAAGCAAACAGCACAATCTCAGTGAAACGGGTGTCAGAACAAGACAGCGCCAGCAGTGGGGGGATGTCACAGTAGAAATGATTGATGGTGTTGGAGCTGCAGAAAGACAACTGAAACGTAAAATATGTGTTGATCACTGCATCCACTATCCCTACAACATACACTCCCACCACCAGCAGGTTACAGCGCTGCCTGGACATGTTGACACTGTAGAGCAGTGGGTTGCAGATGGCCACATAACGGTCGTAGGCCATCACAGCCAGCAAGAGACACTCAATGTCTTGAAAAGTGATATCGAAATATGTTTGCAGAGCACAGGCAATATAAGAAATGCTTTTCCTCTTGGTTAAGAAATTCAGCAGCATCCTAGGGGCAATTACAAAGGAATAGCAAAAATCACAGAAAGACAAATTACCGAGGaaaaagtacatgggggtgtggagtcgGGGGTCAATAATTATTAACAAGACCATCCCCCCATTCCCCACCAGGGTGATAACATAGATAAGCAGGAACAACCCAAACAAGGGGACCTGCAGCTCTGAACGATCTGTCAGTCCTGAGAGAATGAACTCAGTCACCACGGAGTGATTGCCCTCTTCCATCTCCTCTGTGCAGAGATCAGGCAGCTACAGTAATGTGGGCTGGTGGATGACTCGCAGATCCTATCCCTTCTGTGTAACAAAGTAAGGGAAGAAAAATGGAGCTCAGCTTCCTATTAGCCCCCTCTAAGAGCTCAGGGAAAGACTTTGTCCACAGAGCCAGGTGGTCACAGCTTTTCACGCCAGGTTTCCCATGCAATGCACACCAAGTACAACTATAATGCTTCAGATAACACAGCTGTTCACTAGGGCAACTGACAGACAGTGACTTGTGAATCTGCTGTGAGAGAATCTGGGTGAAAACGGTCTCAAGAAGGGTGAGAGTAAACAATTATCATTCTCCTTATCCTCTTTGGCTGAGGGGAGCTCTGCGGCTTGGAATGTCGGCTTGGGATAAAGCTTGCTAATTTCACTTTTCAGCATCTGAAAATGATATTTTCCTTCATCTCTATGATGACCCAGTGAAAGCTCTGGCTTCAGTGATTATGTAATTGCCTATTTTCCAACAGAAGAACATTTTCCTTTATCTCATGTGGGCTAAGGTATTTAGCACTGGCATTCTTGAATCCCATACCTGGTGATGATCATGGTGTCTGCATGTATCTGTGTCACTTTGATTGAGGAGAATAGCATGTACCTGCTGAGAAAAGAGTGATATATGGTGGCATTTCCCCATTGATAGAAATCACCACTTTTGAGCCTTTCGGGAAGTTTTATACTGAGATCTGTGATCTAACGAACATGCTCAGTGAAGCACTGGGGAATACCTGTGCTCAGAAGGACATAACACCTAATTAATCTGCTTTGTGAACCAAACAAATTCTGGTTATAGATCATGCTCTGGAGATTAACTTGACCCACTCTTTCCTCCTATGTTATTAAATGATACAATTTCAATCAGAGTTACCCAGAACAAAGTTAAGGGTATATTTAACCCTAGTGTAAAGCTGATCAGCAAATGGAGGTCTTGTTTTCTGCTTTGTGGAGATCAAATGCTTTTTGCTAAAACCTTAAAATTTCAGCTGCAAAGTACAATACAGCTTCCTTAGATACCACATCCCCAGATCCTTTACCATGGGCCAGGCTCCCAGGCTGCAGTAGTAACTTGTACGACATGATGGTGTGTCCTCTTTCTGAACTACTCTGGAACATCACCAGAGTTTCACAGCCAAAGAGTGGGGATGAGTCAACTTTAATATTTTGACAAAAACCTGGTAATTTTCCATGGAAAAGGTAATGGTATAAAAAAGGGACAATTCAATTTCCGTGTCCTTCAGTTCTGTGACCTCTCCTGTACAGGATCCCATGCAGGCAGAGATTTCATCTTGCAAAACAAGTCAGTAACAACACTGGTAGTTCCTGTGCATTGCAAATATCAGTTATCTTTCCACAGGTCCCAGGTTTTGGAAATTTCTCAAATACAGATAAGTTTCTCCAGCAAAATGTTGACAAGGACCAAATAAGGACCTACAAAGAGCTATGAAACTTATTATAAGGCAGGCAAGTAAGGATACTCACATTCAGAGAAGGACAAATGGAGGAAGAATGAATTTCAGATCCACATTTTCCTATTTGCCCATATGTACCCTGAATTAGggaatgcttttaaaaatgctgctttcaagtAGTTGGAATGAAAAGAGGCAACTACATACTGTATAAAGCAGAgaactttttatttcaaatgaTTTCTGCATTCTAAGAGGAATATTATAATTTTTCATTGTTGAATGCTGAAAgtaaaaagataaaaatatagTGGGTAACACATATGGTCATCTTTTCTATTCTGCATTAATATTGAACAGAATTATATGGAAGCTGAGTAGTAAAGTGCTTATCTACCTTTACTGTAAGCATAGCAGAGCACCTTGTCAACACATTAATGTTGCCTATATAAGCTATGATCTCCCAGCATGGGAGGGTCATGTCCCTTAACTTTTCAAAACCCAGATATAGAAAGAGCTTTTCAATCAACAGCTCCATAATCCATTCTTTGCCTTTTCAACATTTGGTGCCATGACTAATACTAAGAGGTATCTACAAATGGGTGAATTTCTTCTGACTCATAATGTACTGTCAAAAGGAATGCACTTTTGGTTCACATGCAACTAATCCCAACTATATTACATATTCTCTTCATAGCTTTCTCCCAAAACCATGTGTTTGTGGGGGAAGCACTTTGCTGCTCAGAAAACAGCCAAATCCAGGAGGCGCTGGCTGCACCCTCCATTTGCAAGCTTTGCCCAAGAGTTGGTGTGTTCAGTGCTGAGGTGGAAGACCAAGGTTGAGTTCCTGCTTCTGTCCAGTGCTGGACAAAGATGTGCATTGGGATGTCTTGTATTTCCTGAAAGAACCTAAACCACTGAGTAATCTGCTATTCAGGGTTTGGTTGTTTTCAACTTCTCCTTTCAAAGTAGTTCTACTCTGGATTACTAATTAAATAGCCATTGCAATAGTGTTATGAAGTTGAGCAT is a window encoding:
- the LOC142014074 gene encoding olfactory receptor 5AR1-like yields the protein MEEGNHSVVTEFILSGLTDRSELQVPLFGLFLLIYVITLVGNGGMVLLIIIDPRLHTPMYFFLGNLSFCDFCYSFVIAPRMLLNFLTKRKSISYIACALQTYFDITFQDIECLLLAVMAYDRYVAICNPLLYSVNMSRQRCNLLVVGVYVVGIVDAVINTYFTFQLSFCSSNTINHFYCDIPPLLALSCSDTRFTEIVLFASMCYIVVISVVTVLLSYVCIVSNILQIRSAEGRRKAFSTCTCHLTTVVMFHGTLLFMYLRPTSSYSMDTDKIASVFYTLVIPMLNPLVYSLRNREVKDAVRKARNKLLSNS